In the genome of SAR202 cluster bacterium, one region contains:
- a CDS encoding DUF4396 domain-containing protein has translation MSLPGLGPLAYIDIFLLVRFALTLASVAYVSYDAYFNNPELTVMKWGWGLVTLYMGPIGLGLYILSCKEPRPYTHEEFIKPLWKQSMGSTMHCLAGDATGIILAATVTALLRFPMWLDLIVEYVAGFGFGLFIFQALFMKGMMGGSYLKALRMSFMPEWLSMNMVMAGMIPVMVAGMMGRDMRAMEPSQLLYWGVMSAGVSVGFITAYPVNWWLVAKGLKHGMGTQRVLGKGGHSMEAERERLRELAAQSRPAHEGHAGGA, from the coding sequence TTGAGCTTGCCGGGGCTTGGGCCGTTGGCTTACATCGACATCTTTCTGCTGGTCCGGTTCGCGCTTACGCTAGCCTCGGTGGCGTACGTGTCGTACGACGCGTACTTCAACAACCCCGAGCTTACGGTGATGAAGTGGGGGTGGGGCCTAGTCACCCTCTATATGGGGCCGATAGGCCTGGGCCTGTACATCCTCTCCTGCAAGGAGCCTCGACCGTACACGCACGAAGAGTTCATCAAGCCGCTGTGGAAGCAGTCGATGGGATCTACCATGCACTGCCTGGCGGGGGACGCCACGGGCATCATCCTGGCAGCGACGGTGACGGCGCTGCTGAGGTTTCCGATGTGGCTGGACTTAATCGTGGAGTACGTTGCCGGCTTTGGGTTTGGCCTTTTTATTTTTCAAGCGCTTTTTATGAAGGGCATGATGGGAGGATCGTATCTGAAGGCGTTGCGCATGTCGTTCATGCCGGAATGGCTGTCGATGAACATGGTGATGGCGGGCATGATTCCGGTGATGGTGGCTGGGATGATGGGCCGGGACATGCGGGCCATGGAGCCGAGCCAGCTGCTGTACTGGGGTGTTATGTCCGCGGGGGTGAGCGTTGGGTTTATTACCGCGTATCCGGTCAACTGGTGGCTGGTGGCAAAGGGACTAAAGCACGGCATGGGGACGCAGCGCGTACTGGGCAAAGGCGGCCACAGTATGGAGGCGGAGCGCGAGCGGCTACGAGAGCTTGCGGCGCAGAGCCGGCCAGCCCATGAGGGCCATGCGGGAGGGGCGTAG
- a CDS encoding DegV family protein, whose protein sequence is MGVTIVTDSTADLPVEEAKRWGVRVVPLYVNFQKADKGLETLRDGVDIGPDEFYKRLVGSNPLPTTSQPAVQDFLSVYQEEAKKGNQVVSVHISSKLSGTVNSATQAKEQMGSAGKVVIVDSLLASMGLGIAALAGARLAKGGAGQQEVAEEARRAAAETKVFFMVDTLEYLQKGGRIGRAQAFLGSLLNVKPILTLGEGEIHPMERVRSRGKALERLAGLAEGIGSAKEVWVCHSTTPQDAEALALRLGKLVQGGGDRGRVMVTRLGPVVGAHVGPGLVGGGVRRGG, encoded by the coding sequence ATGGGCGTAACGATTGTCACCGACAGCACAGCGGACTTGCCGGTGGAGGAGGCGAAGCGTTGGGGGGTCCGTGTGGTGCCGCTTTATGTCAACTTTCAGAAGGCGGACAAGGGGCTGGAGACGCTTAGGGACGGGGTGGATATAGGGCCGGACGAGTTTTATAAGCGGCTGGTGGGGAGCAACCCCTTGCCGACAACGTCGCAGCCAGCGGTGCAGGACTTCCTGAGCGTGTACCAGGAGGAGGCCAAGAAGGGGAACCAGGTGGTGTCGGTACACATATCGTCTAAGCTAAGCGGGACGGTGAATTCGGCGACGCAGGCCAAGGAGCAGATGGGAAGCGCGGGGAAGGTGGTGATCGTCGATTCGCTGCTGGCGTCCATGGGGCTGGGGATAGCGGCGCTGGCGGGGGCGAGGCTGGCGAAGGGCGGCGCGGGGCAGCAGGAGGTGGCGGAGGAGGCGCGGCGGGCGGCGGCGGAGACGAAGGTGTTTTTTATGGTGGATACGCTGGAGTATTTGCAGAAGGGGGGACGGATAGGCCGGGCGCAGGCGTTTTTGGGGTCACTGCTGAACGTGAAGCCGATATTGACGTTAGGGGAGGGGGAGATACACCCGATGGAGCGGGTGCGCAGCCGGGGAAAGGCGCTGGAGCGGCTGGCGGGGCTGGCGGAGGGGATAGGGTCGGCGAAGGAGGTTTGGGTGTGCCACAGCACGACGCCGCAGGACGCGGAGGCGCTGGCGTTAAGGCTGGGGAAGCTGGTGCAGGGTGGTGGAGATAGGGGCAGGGTGATGGTAACCCGGCTGGGGCCGGTGGTGGGAGCGCACGTGGGGCCGGGGCTGGTGGGGGGGGGGGTGAGGAGGGGAGGGTA
- a CDS encoding DUF2090 domain-containing protein, producing the protein MGFEFSAGKWQRLRSLTDEQGRFKMLAIDQRGSLERALSRAGGGNREITTEDMARAKEAITKILAPYSTAVLTDPLVGYPYTIQRLPPRVGLLLAHEESGYQPASAGSKERLTELIEGWTAEKAQRAGADAVKLLVYYRPDMSSEMRKHQQDLVRRVGEECLEADMPFLLELVGYALKEPGENTPEYALKKPEIVIKSAEEFSRQEYHVDILKLEFPSELKWTREFAGGAFDGKAQEAVYDLKSVRERCRELNEASGTPWVILSAGVDIEEFLTQVSLATEAGASGFLCGRAIWKDAAPLYPNMEQMEGWLCDYGVYNFLRANASAHRAMPWFRHRRFGGGEGLGLAQKGERWHREYAKAR; encoded by the coding sequence ATGGGGTTTGAATTTTCGGCGGGGAAGTGGCAGAGGCTGCGGTCGCTGACGGACGAGCAGGGGCGGTTCAAGATGCTGGCTATCGACCAGCGGGGGTCGCTGGAGAGGGCGCTGTCAAGGGCCGGGGGCGGGAATCGAGAGATAACTACGGAGGATATGGCGAGGGCCAAGGAGGCGATTACTAAAATCCTGGCGCCGTATTCGACGGCGGTGCTGACGGACCCGCTGGTGGGATACCCGTACACGATACAGCGCCTGCCGCCGCGGGTGGGGCTGCTGCTGGCGCACGAGGAGTCGGGGTACCAGCCGGCGTCGGCGGGGAGCAAGGAGCGGCTGACGGAACTCATCGAGGGGTGGACGGCGGAGAAGGCGCAACGGGCAGGGGCGGACGCGGTGAAGCTGCTGGTGTACTACCGGCCTGATATGTCGTCGGAGATGCGGAAGCACCAGCAAGACCTGGTGCGCCGAGTGGGGGAGGAGTGCCTTGAGGCGGATATGCCGTTTTTGCTAGAGCTGGTGGGGTATGCGCTGAAGGAGCCGGGGGAGAACACGCCGGAGTACGCGTTAAAGAAGCCGGAGATAGTCATCAAGAGCGCGGAGGAGTTCAGCCGCCAGGAGTACCATGTCGACATCTTAAAGCTGGAGTTCCCGTCGGAACTGAAGTGGACGCGCGAGTTTGCGGGCGGGGCTTTCGACGGGAAGGCGCAGGAGGCGGTGTACGACCTGAAGTCGGTGCGGGAGCGGTGCCGGGAGCTAAACGAGGCGTCGGGTACGCCGTGGGTGATACTGAGCGCGGGGGTGGACATCGAGGAGTTTCTGACTCAGGTCAGCCTGGCGACGGAGGCGGGGGCCAGCGGGTTTCTGTGCGGGCGGGCTATCTGGAAGGACGCTGCGCCGCTATACCCGAACATGGAGCAGATGGAGGGGTGGCTGTGCGATTACGGGGTGTATAACTTTTTGCGAGCGAACGCGTCGGCGCACAGGGCGATGCCGTGGTTCAGGCATCGGAGGTTCGGAGGAGGGGAGGGATTGGGGCTGGCGCAGAAGGGGGAGAGGTGGCATAGGGAGTATGCGAAGGCGAGGTAG